Proteins encoded together in one Acanthopagrus latus isolate v.2019 chromosome 19, fAcaLat1.1, whole genome shotgun sequence window:
- the zeb1b gene encoding zinc finger E-box-binding homeobox 1b, producing MADGPRCKRRKQANPRRNNVTNYNNVVEARSDSDDEDKLHIVEEEGSLADGADCDSTLPDDEHPRGHCWDRVKEDCGSDGEDDVSADALVEEMLQQGDTAVIYPEAPEDEPQRQGTPDASIHDENGTPDSFSQLLTCPYCARGYKRYSSLKEHIKYRHEKTEESFSCPECSYSFAYRAQLERHMTVHKGGRDQRHITQSGGNRKFKCTECGKAFKYKHHLKEHLRIHSGEKPYECSNCKKRFSHSGSYSSHISSKKCISVISVNGRPRLGNAKTQTRAPSPVLSTPPSVLRTQIREKLEHSKPLQEQLPLNQIKTEPVDYDYKPTVLTSPTVSAMNGGIFNGGAAAPLQGTVQAVVLPTVGLVSPISINLADLQNALKVAVDGNVIRQVLESNAKGQGQVNSGLTTGTLHAPQQQLISAISLPIVGQDGNAKIIINYSLDPNQGQLTAQNLKKEPEPNLPAQTTTDTFKSQKLPEDLTIRGAKPNETKGKEEKTTKTCLLCDNCPGGLETLHALKHCKTDCLRLNGAGLDKSESAVAALLSEGGLCNQPKNLLSLLKAYFALNAEPTKDELAKISDSVSLPIHVVKKWFDKMQEGQISLGAPTPPSEEEDTCEATSVVSLVPGKDTANMSPSVTQDSPTEATPAETNGTHSSPASPSPLNLTAGGPVPAQPPQSTEGPLDLSLPKPAREEAERVVAKAHVYPSPSSGSTNVDEPLNLTCTKKEASPLSAMGTSPIALYTSQPSAKPLDIVTTMQCLRALATNNKQTILIPQLAYTYTTTANSPAGTETQETIHLNGIKEEKQDSEGVSTVEEQNDSDSGPQRKKMKKTDSGMYACDLCDKIFQKSSSLLRHKYEHTGKRPHECGICSKAFKHKHHLIEHMRLHSGEKPYQCDKCGKRFSHSGSYSQHMNHRYSYCKKETQSQVGGRESPEEDGEVQAEMEALSRVQRRLLAPSQLDSDERGSSTREDEESEEELEEEEEGAVDMDDIQVVQIGDEGGDEEEEEEEGDRNEEEIERVLVEGGGEEEKNEVREEEEEADTRQEEVLGSIQEEEEVKMDTEEGLTEEGEAEGEVAEESGGETNRNTVPEDLEQARQEEGDTD from the exons TAACTAACTACAACAATGTGGTGGAGGCCAGATCAGACTCAGATGATGAGGACAAGCTGCACATcgtggaggaggaaggcagcCTGGCAGATGGGGCTGACTGCGACAGCACCCTGCCAGACGACGAGCACCCCAGGGGGCATTGCTGGGACAGAG TGAaggaggattgtgggtcagacGGTGAGGACGACGTAAGCGCAGATGCCCTCGTTGAGGAGATGCTCCAGCAAGGAGACACGGCTGTCATCTACCCAGAGGCCCCTGAGGACGAGCCTCAACGTCAGGGCACTCCTGATGCCAGCATCCATGACGAGAATG gaACTCCTGATTCCTTCTCTCAGCTGCTCACCTGCCCGTACTGCGCACGTGGCTACAAGCGTTACAGCTCCCTAAAGGAGCATATCAAGTACCGGCACGAGAAGACCGAGGAGAGCTTCAGCTGCCCAGAGTGCAGCTACAGCTTCGCATACCGAGCTCAACTGGAGAGGCATATGACGGTCCACAAGGGTGGACGGGATCAG AGACACATCACACAGTCGGGAGGCAATCGTAAATTCAAGTGCACTGAATGTGGCAAAGCGTTTAAATACAAGCATCATCTGAAGGAGCACCTACGCATCCACAGCG gagagaAACCCTATGAGTGCTCCAACTGCAAGAAGCGCTTCTCCCACTCAGGCTCATACAGCTCCCACATCAGCAGTAAAAAGTGTATCAGCGTCATCTCAGTTAATGGCAGACCACGCTTAGGGAACGCCAAAACCCAGACCCGGGCTCCATCACCAGTGCTGTCCACACCGCCCTCAGTCCTCCGCACCCAGATTAGAGAGAAGCTGGAGCACAGCAAGCCCTTGCAGGAGCAGCTGCCCCTCAACCAGATCAAGACAGAGCCTGTGGATTATGACTACAAGCCAACGGTGCTAACATCCCCAACGGTGAGCGCCATGAACGGTGGGATTTTTAATGGaggtgctgcagctcctctgcagGGTACAGTCCAGGCCGTGGTCCTGCCCACTGTCGGGCTGGTGTCGCCCATCAGCATCAACCTGGCAGACCTGCAGAATGCTCTCAAAGTGGCAGTGGATGGTAACGTCATTCGGCAGGTGCTGGAAAGCAATGCCAAAGGCCAGGGACAGGTGAACTCGGGGTTAACCACTGGAACTCTCCACGCCCCGCAACAGCAACTCATCTCAGCCATCAGTCTGCCTATTGTGGGTCAGGATGGAAATGCAAAAATCATTATAAACTACAGTTTGGACCCCAACCAGGGCCAGCTCACAGCCCAGAACCTGAAGAAAGAGCCTGAGCCAAACTTACCAGCTCAGACCACCACTGACACCTTCAAGTCCCAGAAACTTCCAGAAGATCTCACCATCAGAGGCGCCAAGCCCAATGAGACTAAAGGCAAAGAGGAAAAGACCACTAAAACTTGTCTCCTGTGTGATAACTGTCCCGGTGGGCTGGAAACACTCCATGCCCTCAAGCACTGCAAGACAGATTGTCTCAGGCTGAATGGAGCAGGCCTGGATAAGTCTGAGTCTGCTGTTGCTGCCCTGCTGTCTGAGGGAGGACTCTGCAACCAGCCTAAAAACCTCTTGTCCCTGCTCAAGGCGTACTTTGCCTTAAATGCAGAGCCCACCAAGGATGAGCTGGCCAAGATCTCTGACTCAGTCAGCCTGCCGATCCATGTGGTTAAGAAGTGGTTTGATAAAATGCAAGAGGGTCAGATATCACTGGGTGCCCCGACACCTCCCTCAGAGGAAGAGGATACCTGTGAAGCAACCAGTGTGGTGTCTCTGGTCCCAGGGAAGGATACGGCCAATATGAGCCCTTCGGTGACCCAGGATAGCCCTACAGAAGCCACCCCAGCAGAGACCAATGGCACCCACAGCTCCCCGGCCTCGCCCTCACCACTCAACCTGACAGCTGGCGGCCCCGTCCCAGCCCAGCCACCCCAGAGCACTGAGGGACCCCTCGACCTGTCGCTGCCAAAGCCAGccagagaagaagcagagagagtCGTGGCTAAAGCCCACGTAtacccctccccttcctctggCTCGACCAATGTGGATGAACCCCTGAACTTAACTTGCACAAAGAAAGAGGCATCGCCACTCTCAGCCATGGGCACCAGCCCCATTGCACTGTACACCAGCCAGCCAAGTGCCAAACCCCTTGACATTGTGACCACAATGCAATGCCTCAGGGCACTAGCCACTAACAACAAACAGACTATCCTGATCCCCCAGCTGGCGTACACCTATACCACTACAGCAAACAGCCCTGCGGGGACTGAGACACAGGAAACCATCCACCTCAATGGAATCAAG gaggagaagcaggactCAGAAGGCGTGTCCACTGTGGAGGAGCAGAACGACTCCGACTCTGGCcctcagaggaagaaaatgaagaagacgGACAGCGGCATGTACGCCTGTGACCTGTGCGATAAGATCTTCCAAAAGAGCAGCTCACTGCTGAGACACAAATACGAACACACAG GGAAGCGACCTCACGAGTGCGGCATCTGCAGCAAGgctttcaaacacaaacaccacttgATCGAACACATGCGGCTCCACTCCGGGGAGAAGCCGTACCAGTGCGACAAGTGCGGCAAGCGTTTCTCCCACTCGGGCTCCTACTCGCAGCACATGAACCACCGCTACTCCTACTGCAAGAAGGAGACGCAGAGCCAAGTTGGAGGCCGGGAGAGCCCTGAGGAGGACGGCGAGGTACAGGCCGAGATGGAGGCCCTGAGCCGGGTGCAGAGGCGGCTCCTGGCCCCCTCCCAGCTGGACTCAGATGAGCGAGGGAGCAGCAccagagaggacgaggagagcgaggaggagctggaggaggaagaggaaggtgcGGTGGACATGGACGATATCCAGGTAGTGCAGATAGGTGATGAaggaggggatgaggaggaggaggaggaggagggagacaggaatgaggaggagatagagagagtgttggtggagggaggaggagaggaggagaagaacgaggtgagagaggaagaagaggaggctgaCACAAGGCAAGAGGAGGTGCTCGGGAGCAttcaggaagaggaggaagtcaagATGGATACAGAAGAAGGGTTGACTGAAGAAGGGGAAGCAGAGGGGGAGGTCGCTGAGGAGAGTGGAGGcgaaacaaacaggaacacgGTTCCTGAAGACTTGGAGCAGGCGCGGCAGGAGGAAGGAGATACTGACTAA